The DNA window AGCGTGGTACCGGCGGATACTCGGTCAGCACGTCAGCGAGCAGCTCCGCGATCGCTTGAGCACGCTGGTCGGGGTTGTCTAGCCGGCCCAGCCCCTTTTCGGTGCGCCCGCGCCAGATAAGCTGACCATCGCGGCCGTCATACATGTCGATCTGCAGCAGGGTCGAGCTGTAGTAGCTCACCTGCGAGCGATAGTAGGCCGGACCGCCCCAAGGTCCACCCCAGGGGCCATAGCGGCCGCGGGCGCCGTAGGGACCCCAGCCACCGTAGTAGTAGTCGTAGAGCGTTTCGGTCTGCACCGGGCGCTTGATCTCGGCCACCGAGGCCTGGATGCGCATGTCGGGCTGGGTGCCAGCGGCTGCCGGCAGCAGTCCTTTGGCCGGCAGCTGCTGCTGGAGCGCCTGGTCGATCCGCTGGCGGGTGAGATCGCTGCGCGTCAGCGGATTGTCGGGGGTGAAAGTGACCGCCGGATCCATCCAGCTCCAGCTATGGTAGCTGGCGAAGTTGCGGTTGGGATCGAAGTCGCGCTGTGTCGCCACGCTGCTGCACGCGCCGAGCACCAGCAGCATGGCGAATACGCTGGCGCCACGCAGCGTGCGCTTTATGAGGGAGTGCATGACGGTGTTCATGACGTGGCCCTCCAGGCCTGTACGGCTATATCTAGTGTAGACCCGGTGGCGGAGGCTACGTTCGATGTCAATGATAGTCGATCTCGATTATTACATACCTGCGTACGCCACCCGGGGTTTCGACCTCGATCTCGTCATCCAGGCGCTTGCCGAGCAGGGCGCGAGCGAGCGGGGCGTCGATGCTGATCCAACGCTGTTTGCCGTCGGTCTCGTCCGGTCCGACGATGCGCAGACGCAGCGCCTCGCCCTGGTCGTCCTCGAGGCAGACGTAGGCGGCGAAGAACACCCGCTCGTGGTCGTCCGGTTTGCGTTCGACCACGGTGAGCTCATCGAGGCGCTTGCCGAGGTAGCGAATCCTCGCGATGGTCTTGTTCAGCTCGCGCTTGTTGTAGGTGTAGTCAGCGTTCTCGCTGCGATCGCCTTGGGCTGCGGCCTCGGCGACCTTGCGCGAGAGCTCGGGGCGGCGTTCGCTCCTCAAGTGCTCGTAGAGTCCTCGCATGCGTTCGAAGCCCGAGCGGGTGATGAGATTGCTCTTGTGTTCTTGGCGGGGATCCTTGGCCGGATCGCGCCAGCGGGTCATGTTGCGGCCTTTCATTCAGGCTCCTGGTCGATGCGGGACGCAAAGTCGCCGCGCTGATTCACGCTGATCGACGCCTCGCTTGAATTTGTTCGGCGAAACCATCATGTTGACAGCACACCCCGCAGGTTCTCGATCGTCGCTCAGCCGGGACGATCCGCCGAAAGCCCCGCTAGTATCGCATTCGCCACACGGCCCGCAAGCGCGAGCGCTCGCACCGTGGGGATGACGTTTATCCGTGTGGCCGGTTCACCAGCAGCGGGTCTCACATTGGCAGGGAGGAGAGCATGGATTCAGCAGACAGCCCCGAGCAGCGCGGCCAAGGCGAGGTCGAATTCGGCGCCGACGACGTCCGATCCCAGTCAAGCGAGCTGCTCTACCAGGGGTTCTTCCGCTTCGAAAAGCGTCATTTCGTGCACCGTCGCTTCGACGGCGGCTGGAGCGACGAGGTGGTTCGCGAGGTGCACGTTCGCTATGACGCGGTCGGCGTGCTGCTCTACGATCCCGCGCAGGACTGCGTGGTGATGGTGGAGCAGGTGCGCGCGGGAGTGGTCGGCCGCCCCGATGCGCCGACGCCGTGGCTGATCGAGCCGGTCGCCGGGCTGATCGACTCCGATGAGTGCCCCGAGCAGGTCGCTCGTCGCGAGACCATGGAGGAGGCCGGCTGCACCGTGGACGAGCTGATCCCGCTCTATGCCTACTACCCGAGCCCGGGTGCCTCCACCGAGCGTATCCAGCTCTACTGCGCGCTGATCGACAGCCGCGGCGTCGGCGGGGTGTACGGGCTTGCCGATGAGCAGGAAGACATCCGCGTTCACGTGATCGCGTTCCGCGACGCCTGGTTGCAGGTCGAGTCGGGAGGCATCGACAATGCGATGGCCTTGATCGCACTTCAATGGCTGGCGCGGGAGCGCGCCACGCTTCGCGCTAGGAGCAATCGATGAATCAATCGACCAACAACAAGACCGCATACGTCACCGATCTGAAGAGCTTGCAGGCGGAATGCACCAGCAACTTCCTGCGCCTGGTGCGTCTGCTCGGCGACTCGGCTGCCGGCGAGCGGATCGATATCTCACTGGGGCGCGACGACCGTTCGTTCGGCTGCCTGCACCTCGA is part of the Halotalea alkalilenta genome and encodes:
- a CDS encoding DUF4136 domain-containing protein encodes the protein MNTVMHSLIKRTLRGASVFAMLLVLGACSSVATQRDFDPNRNFASYHSWSWMDPAVTFTPDNPLTRSDLTRQRIDQALQQQLPAKGLLPAAAGTQPDMRIQASVAEIKRPVQTETLYDYYYGGWGPYGARGRYGPWGGPWGGPAYYRSQVSYYSSTLLQIDMYDGRDGQLIWRGRTEKGLGRLDNPDQRAQAIAELLADVLTEYPPVPR
- the greB gene encoding transcription elongation factor GreB gives rise to the protein MKGRNMTRWRDPAKDPRQEHKSNLITRSGFERMRGLYEHLRSERRPELSRKVAEAAAQGDRSENADYTYNKRELNKTIARIRYLGKRLDELTVVERKPDDHERVFFAAYVCLEDDQGEALRLRIVGPDETDGKQRWISIDAPLARALLGKRLDDEIEVETPGGVRRYVIIEIDYH
- a CDS encoding NUDIX domain-containing protein, whose amino-acid sequence is MDSADSPEQRGQGEVEFGADDVRSQSSELLYQGFFRFEKRHFVHRRFDGGWSDEVVREVHVRYDAVGVLLYDPAQDCVVMVEQVRAGVVGRPDAPTPWLIEPVAGLIDSDECPEQVARRETMEEAGCTVDELIPLYAYYPSPGASTERIQLYCALIDSRGVGGVYGLADEQEDIRVHVIAFRDAWLQVESGGIDNAMALIALQWLARERATLRARSNR